A stretch of [Clostridium] innocuum DNA encodes these proteins:
- a CDS encoding inositol monophosphatase family protein, which yields MQQDVIEFAIELVRDCGAQLRRVSEVTPEYKTDFQDLVTEYDRSMEEQIRNALNVKFPTHSFLGEESVRERGDHLWILDPIDGTTNFVSRHRDFAISLAYYHKQQPVFGIVYDVMRDELFLGVHGKGAWKNGERMAQLRKKEARECILDAGLHVLGYIKRTYGSDPLTMQDEFRAHRYLGCASLSIVQIAQGLSDLYLSAHVKCWDYAAAAIILEEVQGAYSIQNTFFTTTGTFAMFANRRSLITMVEKEYL from the coding sequence ATGCAGCAGGATGTAATAGAATTTGCGATAGAGCTGGTAAGAGATTGCGGGGCACAGCTGCGCCGCGTATCCGAAGTGACACCGGAATATAAAACGGATTTTCAGGATCTGGTAACGGAATACGACCGCAGCATGGAGGAACAGATTCGCAATGCTCTCAATGTAAAATTTCCGACACACAGCTTTCTGGGAGAGGAAAGTGTCAGGGAACGCGGAGATCATCTATGGATTTTGGATCCGATCGACGGAACAACGAATTTTGTAAGCCGGCACCGGGATTTCGCAATATCGCTGGCCTATTATCATAAGCAGCAGCCCGTCTTCGGCATCGTATATGATGTCATGCGGGATGAGCTGTTCCTTGGAGTTCATGGCAAAGGAGCATGGAAAAACGGGGAGAGGATGGCACAGCTGCGCAAAAAAGAAGCGAGGGAATGTATTCTGGATGCCGGCCTGCACGTTCTGGGTTATATAAAAAGAACCTATGGCAGTGATCCGTTAACCATGCAGGATGAATTCCGTGCCCATCGCTATCTGGGCTGTGCATCCCTGAGTATCGTACAGATTGCACAGGGATTGAGTGATCTGTATCTGTCTGCCCATGTGAAATGCTGGGACTATGCGGCTGCGGCAATCATACTGGAGGAGGTGCAGGGAGCCTACAGCATTCAGAATACCTTCTTTACAACCACAGGCACATTTGCTATGTTCGCAAACCGAAGATCACTGATCACCATGGTGGAAAAGGAATATTTGTAA